The following proteins are encoded in a genomic region of Rissa tridactyla isolate bRisTri1 chromosome 5, bRisTri1.patW.cur.20221130, whole genome shotgun sequence:
- the ABHD18 gene encoding protein ABHD18 isoform X1: MGGALVLESAALLHWLEREGYGPLGMTGISMGGHMASLAVTNWPKPLPLIPCLSWSTASAVFTTGVLSKAVNWRELEKQYFTQTVYEEEIIQMLEYCGTDSFKMGQDFVKNFPDSVDSLEDVAVTSRMFDLDSSYKTVSKEGVHSFTTSKSTLSASSERLLIQDAPNMQCINQTFSTSSNSNNNLTSQQEHRINKRRKSDTLQRESLRFMKGVMDECTHVANFSVPVDPSLIIVVQAKEDAYIPRTGVRSLQEIWPGCEIRYLDGGHVSAYLFKQGLFRQAIYDAFDRFLQKYAV, translated from the exons ATGGGAGGAGCTCTTGTTCTAGAATCGGCAGCTCTTTTGCACTGGCTAGAGAGAGAAGGCTATGGACCACTAGGGATGACTGGAATATCCATGGGAGGACAT ATGGCTTCACTGGCAGTGACAAACTGGCCTAAACCATTGCCACTGATTCCGTGTCTTTCCTGGTCAACAGCTTCTGCAGTCTTTACTACG GGTGTGTTGAGCAAGGCAGTGAACTGGAGAGAGCTAGAGAAGCAGTATTTTACGCAAACTGTTTATGAAGAAGAAATCATTCAAATGCTTGAATACTGTGGT ACGGATTCTTTCAAGATGGGACAAGACTTTGTTAAAAACTTCCCTGACAGTGTGGACAGTCTGGAGGATGTGGCTGTGACTTCCAGAATGTTTGACCTTGATTCCTCATACAAGACTGTATCTAAAGAAGGCGTTCACAGCTTTACCACAAGTAAAAGTACTCTAAGTGCCTCATCAGAAAGACTCTTAATACAAGATGCTCCTAATATGCAGTGTATAAATCAAACATTTTCAACCAGTAGCAATAGCAATAATAACTTAACCAGCCAACAAGAACACAggataaataaaagaagaaagagtgACACTTTACAGAGAGAATCCTTAAGGTTCATGAAAGGAGTAATGGATGAATGTACCCACGTAGCTAACTTCTCAG ttcCAGTTGACCCAAGTTTAATCATAGTTGTACAAGCTAAAGAAGATGCATATATTCCTCGAACTGGGGTGCGCAGTCTTCAAGAAATCTGGCCTGGATGTGAAATTAGGTATCTGGATGGAGGTCATGTCAGTGCCTACCTCTTCAAACAAGGGCTCTTTAG acaaGCGATTTATGATGCATTTGACCGCTTCCTTCAGAAATACGCAGTTTAA